In Staphylococcus lloydii, the following proteins share a genomic window:
- a CDS encoding cytochrome d ubiquinol oxidase subunit II: MIFSYIGIIVLWLFLFCYIIIASIDFGAGFFALHAKITNQDKKLNHLISRYLNPVWEVTNVFFVFFFVGMVGFFPESALYFGTVLLVPASIALVLLSIRGAFYAFENYGQDSKLPWLVLYGLTGLFIPASLATAMTISEGGYITKHGSSFDLNWTELLLSPFSWSVVFLAIITVLYISSGFLTFYADRAKDTRAYKLLRYWFLFWGPPMIAISLFVFLSLRVQNETHFLSAVLNYWWLFLLSLICFIVAMLLTLLKKAHGWAFIMVIFQMGFAFFGYGASKLPYILYPQVQFEHAVVNDSMAMALTIAFICGLLLLIPSLILLLKLFVFDKEYVEGKKSQY; encoded by the coding sequence ATGATATTTTCTTATATTGGAATAATCGTCTTATGGTTATTTTTGTTTTGCTATATTATTATTGCATCAATCGACTTTGGCGCAGGTTTCTTTGCATTACATGCTAAGATTACAAATCAAGATAAAAAATTAAATCATTTAATTTCTAGATATTTAAATCCTGTCTGGGAAGTAACAAACGTATTCTTCGTATTCTTTTTCGTAGGAATGGTAGGGTTCTTCCCAGAATCAGCATTATACTTTGGAACAGTATTATTAGTCCCAGCATCCATTGCATTAGTATTGTTATCGATAAGAGGTGCGTTCTATGCATTTGAAAACTATGGTCAAGATTCAAAACTACCATGGTTAGTATTATATGGATTAACAGGATTATTTATTCCAGCATCATTAGCCACAGCAATGACTATTTCAGAAGGTGGATATATTACTAAACATGGTTCAAGTTTTGACTTGAATTGGACTGAATTATTACTAAGTCCATTTTCTTGGTCAGTAGTATTTTTAGCAATCATAACTGTACTTTATATATCTTCTGGATTTTTAACATTTTATGCCGATAGAGCAAAAGACACTAGAGCATATAAACTATTAAGATATTGGTTCCTTTTCTGGGGACCACCGATGATTGCGATATCTTTATTTGTCTTTTTATCATTAAGAGTGCAAAATGAAACGCATTTTCTATCAGCAGTCCTTAACTATTGGTGGTTATTCTTACTCAGTCTGATTTGCTTTATAGTAGCTATGTTATTAACACTACTTAAAAAAGCACATGGTTGGGCATTTATCATGGTCATATTCCAAATGGGCTTTGCCTTTTTCGGATATGGCGCTAGTAAACTCCCATATATTTTATATCCACAAGTGCAATTCGAGCACGCAGTGGTAAATGATAGTATGGCGATGGCATTAACAATTGCATTTATTTGTGGTTTACTTTTATTGATTCCATCGTTAATATTATTATTGAAATTATTTGTTTTCGACAAAGAATATGTTGAAGGCAAAAAGTCTCAATATTAA
- a CDS encoding glutaredoxin family protein, with product MSNVIIYSQNDCPPCTFIKNYLTEKNVDYTEKNISLNSTYRNEMIDYDAFATPFILLNNEPMYQIDMDKINAELNIE from the coding sequence ATGTCTAATGTTATTATCTATTCACAAAATGATTGTCCACCTTGCACGTTTATTAAAAATTATTTAACTGAAAAAAATGTTGATTATACTGAGAAAAACATTTCTTTAAACTCAACATATCGCAACGAAATGATAGATTATGATGCTTTTGCAACACCATTTATTCTTTTAAATAATGAGCCTATGTACCAAATTGACATGGACAAAATCAACGCTGAACTAAATATTGAATAA
- the ptsP gene encoding phosphoenolpyruvate--protein phosphotransferase, which produces MTNYIKGIAASDGVAIAKAYLLVEPDLSFDNEKIADASAEVEKFQKAINTSKIELTKIRNNAEQNLGADKAAIFDAHLLVLDDPELIQPIEDKIKNDQVNAPTALTEVTDQFIAIFEGMDNEYMKERAADIRDVRKRILANLLGVELPNPSMIDESVVIIGNDLTPSDTAQLNKEFVQGFVTNIGGRTSHSAIMSRSLEIAAVVGTKSITDEVQQGDMIVVDGLTGEVIVNPTDDEVIAYQNKRERFFEDKKDLQKLRDEESVTLDGNHVELAANIGTPNDIKGVLENGAEGIGLYRTEFLYMGRDQLPTEDEQFEAYKEVIESMEGKRVVVRTLDVGGDKELPYLNLPDEMNPFLGYRAIRLCLDQPDIFRPQLRALLRASAYGKLNIMFPMVATIQEFRDAKALLEEERANLKQEGVEVSDDIELGIMVEIPSTAALADVFAKEVDFFSIGTNDLIQYTMAADRMSERVSYLYQPYNPAILRLVKQVIEASHNEGKWTGMCGEMAGDEIAIPLLLGLGLDEFSMSATSILKARRQIKELSQSEMQELANRAINAATSEEVQTLVKQYTK; this is translated from the coding sequence TAAAATTGAATTAACTAAAATTAGAAATAATGCTGAACAAAATTTAGGTGCTGATAAAGCAGCTATTTTTGACGCGCACTTATTAGTTTTAGATGATCCAGAGTTAATTCAACCAATCGAAGACAAAATTAAAAATGACCAGGTTAATGCACCTACAGCGTTAACTGAAGTTACAGACCAATTTATCGCTATCTTTGAAGGCATGGACAATGAATACATGAAAGAACGTGCTGCAGATATTCGCGATGTGAGAAAACGAATTTTAGCAAACTTATTAGGCGTTGAATTACCAAACCCTAGTATGATTGATGAAAGCGTTGTTATAATTGGTAATGATTTAACACCTTCAGACACTGCGCAATTAAATAAAGAATTTGTACAAGGTTTTGTTACTAATATTGGTGGCAGAACTTCACACTCTGCTATTATGAGTCGTTCTTTGGAAATTGCTGCTGTTGTAGGTACTAAATCAATCACTGATGAAGTTCAACAAGGTGATATGATAGTCGTTGACGGTTTAACTGGGGAAGTTATTGTTAATCCTACTGATGACGAAGTTATCGCTTATCAAAATAAACGTGAACGTTTCTTTGAAGATAAAAAAGATTTACAAAAGTTACGTGATGAAGAGTCAGTAACATTAGACGGTAATCATGTAGAATTAGCAGCTAATATTGGTACGCCAAACGATATTAAAGGTGTATTAGAAAATGGTGCTGAAGGTATTGGTTTATACCGTACTGAATTCTTATACATGGGTAGAGACCAGTTGCCAACTGAAGATGAACAGTTTGAGGCATACAAAGAAGTAATTGAGTCAATGGAAGGTAAAAGAGTTGTCGTGCGTACATTAGATGTAGGTGGCGATAAAGAACTTCCTTACTTAAACTTACCTGACGAAATGAATCCGTTCTTAGGTTATAGAGCAATTCGTTTATGTCTAGATCAACCAGATATTTTCAGACCACAATTACGTGCTTTATTGCGTGCTTCAGCGTACGGTAAATTGAATATTATGTTCCCAATGGTTGCAACTATTCAAGAATTCCGCGATGCTAAAGCATTATTAGAAGAAGAAAGAGCAAACTTAAAACAAGAAGGTGTTGAAGTTTCTGATGATATCGAATTAGGTATCATGGTAGAAATTCCTTCTACTGCTGCTTTAGCAGATGTCTTTGCTAAAGAAGTTGACTTCTTCAGCATTGGTACTAATGACTTAATCCAATACACTATGGCAGCGGACCGCATGTCAGAACGTGTTTCATACTTATATCAACCTTATAACCCTGCGATTCTTCGTTTAGTTAAACAAGTAATCGAAGCTTCACATAATGAAGGTAAATGGACTGGTATGTGTGGCGAAATGGCTGGAGATGAAATTGCTATTCCATTATTATTAGGTTTAGGATTAGATGAATTCTCTATGAGTGCTACTTCAATCTTGAAAGCACGTCGTCAAATCAAAGAATTAAGTCAGTCTGAAATGCAAGAATTAGCTAATCGTGCAATTAATGCAGCAACTTCAGAAGAAGTTCAAACATTAGTTAAACAATATACTAAATAG
- a CDS encoding cytochrome ubiquinol oxidase subunit I — translation MDSVEIARFLTGMTLAVHIIFATIGVGMPLMFAIAEFLGIKKNDPSYTALAKRWSKGYTITVAVGVVTGTIIGLQLSLLWPTFMQMGGHVIALPLFMETFAFFFEAIFLSIYLYTWNRFKGKWTHVILSIPVIIGGSFSALFITSVNSFMNTPAGFQVKDGRMVNVEPWAAMFNASFLVRSFHVVATALMTMAFILAAVAAFKLLKNKVSKDAEYHKKALKVTMILGLVFTLGSMLAGDLSAKFLHKVQPEKLAAYEWHFDTGSKADLVFFGTLNEHTQQVTGAIKIPGLLSFLADDNINTKVKGLNDFPKADLPPLIVHYFFDLMVSLGVFCFIISAAYVATLIFKKLRRFMHAKPMLYGILLTGPAAMLAIEFGWFLTEMGRQPWIVRGYLKVKEAATQAGGLTFVTILFALLYIVLIVTSAYVLIRMFKNKPAYKDVAAVSKERGEQ, via the coding sequence ATGGATTCAGTAGAAATAGCGCGTTTCCTCACAGGAATGACGCTAGCCGTTCATATAATTTTTGCGACGATTGGTGTTGGAATGCCTTTAATGTTTGCAATTGCAGAATTCTTAGGAATTAAAAAGAATGATCCAAGCTATACTGCATTAGCGAAACGTTGGTCAAAAGGTTATACAATCACTGTCGCAGTCGGCGTTGTGACAGGAACAATTATCGGATTACAGTTGTCACTACTATGGCCGACATTTATGCAAATGGGTGGCCACGTTATCGCGTTACCACTATTTATGGAAACATTTGCATTCTTTTTTGAAGCTATCTTTTTAAGTATTTATTTATATACTTGGAATAGATTTAAAGGTAAATGGACACACGTCATTTTAAGTATACCAGTGATTATTGGTGGTTCATTCTCTGCATTGTTTATTACGTCAGTAAACTCGTTTATGAACACGCCTGCAGGGTTCCAAGTTAAAGACGGTAGAATGGTAAATGTTGAACCTTGGGCAGCAATGTTTAATGCATCATTTTTAGTGAGATCATTTCACGTAGTTGCTACTGCACTTATGACAATGGCATTTATATTAGCAGCCGTAGCGGCATTCAAATTGTTGAAAAATAAAGTTAGTAAAGATGCAGAATATCATAAAAAAGCACTAAAAGTAACGATGATTTTAGGCTTAGTATTTACTTTAGGTTCAATGCTCGCTGGAGATTTATCGGCTAAATTTTTACACAAAGTGCAACCAGAAAAATTAGCAGCTTATGAATGGCATTTTGATACGGGTTCAAAAGCCGATTTAGTCTTTTTCGGTACACTTAATGAACACACGCAACAAGTAACAGGTGCAATTAAAATACCTGGCTTATTAAGCTTTTTAGCAGACGATAATATAAACACTAAAGTAAAAGGCTTAAACGATTTTCCTAAAGCTGACTTACCACCACTCATCGTACACTATTTCTTTGACTTGATGGTATCGCTCGGCGTATTTTGTTTCATCATTTCTGCAGCTTATGTAGCGACGCTTATCTTTAAAAAGTTACGACGCTTCATGCATGCTAAACCGATGCTATACGGTATATTACTCACTGGACCTGCAGCGATGTTAGCCATTGAGTTTGGTTGGTTCTTAACAGAAATGGGACGTCAGCCTTGGATTGTTAGAGGTTATTTAAAAGTTAAAGAAGCTGCAACGCAAGCCGGTGGTTTAACGTTTGTTACTATCTTGTTTGCATTACTTTATATTGTACTGATAGTAACATCGGCATACGTGCTAATAAGAATGTTTAAAAATAAACCTGCTTATAAAGATGTTGCTGCAGTTTCTAAAGAGAGAGGTGAGCAGTAA